The sequence GTTTTGGCACTCGTCCCGATCTGCTTGGCAAAACCGAAGTCCACGATTTTCACGTAGCCGCGTTCATCCAGCATAAGGTTCTCCGGCTTCAGATCTCTATAGATGATCCCACGGGCGTGGAGGTACTCGAATGCCTGCAGAACACACCCAATGATGAACTGTGCCGCGTTGTCCTCGAAGGATCCCCGATCCCGAAGCATCGTCCAGATCTCGCCACCCATGCAGGCCTCCAGCAGCATATAGACGTACTTCTCGTCTCGGAAAGTGCGATACAATCGACACACGAAGGGACATCTCGAGCTGAGCATAATGTGGCGCTCGCTGAAGATGTGCTCTTCCTGCTTGGTGTCCACAATGTGTCGTTTCTTGAGGCACTTTAAGGCGAAGATATCCACACGATCCTGATGGTGGGCCTTGACCAGCTCCACGCGACCAAAGCCACCGATGCCCAGAGTGCTGACCACCTCGAGATCCGTGAGCTTAAGGTCGGGGAACTCCTGCTGCAGCTGCTCCTTGGGCTTGGGCTCTTCCTCGCTGCTCTCCCTGGCCTGTTTCATGGCCAGCATCCTGCTCTCATCCCCGTAGTCCTTCTCCTTCAGCTCGCAGAGATCGCCGATCAGTCGCTTGAAGGAGTCCCTGTCCAGGGTGAGACACTCCACTCCTGGCGACAGGGCTATGATGTTGGCCGTCCGCTTGTCCTCGTTGATCAGGGCCTGCTCTCCAAAGTAATCTCCCCGCGACAGCGTTCGCAGCTCCGTTTCCTCTGGGGTGGAGGGGGTCAGTTTCTGTGTCACCCGGACATTGCCCTGTGAGATCAGGAAGAAGCTATCGCCGGCGGTGCCCTGGCGGATAATGTAGGTGCCAGCGGCGTAGAACTCCAGCTCCAGGACATCCGCAATCTTGGCCAGCAGCTCCTCGCTGAGGTTCTTCAGCAGGGGCACGGATCTCAGGAAGTTCACACTGTTTTCCCTGCGCTGAAGACCCGTGCACATCATGATCTGCTGGAAGACCCTTCTGTCCAGCACCCACACCCTGGCCGCCTCACTCAGCACCCGAATGGAGGCCGTCCTGGTGCAGTTGTAGAGGATGGCCAGCTCCCCGAAGGCCTTGCCCGGCCCCATCTTGTCCAGCACCTTGCCCTGCTGCATCACTGCAAACTCACCGGCTGCGGAGACGTACAAATGGGCACCCACTTCGCCCTCGCGGATCACAAACTCCCCGGCGGCGATGCTTTTGGAGTACATGGAGTCCACCAGTTCGCGAACCTGCGAGGCGTCTATGTTCTTCAGGAAGTCGTTGTCCATGATGGCGTCTTTGATCTGCTGCTTGGCACTGGGGAAGATCATGATTTTGGAATTAATTTAGAACACCTTAAAAACAGggcttaaaataatatttttggttATCAGGAACCTAAAAAGCACCTACTGAATAGTAATACACCTTTAAGGAATTTTCAGAtctgcttatattttttaaaactacaAAAAGGTTTGTATCATtctattaatttaataaaatataccAAATTTGTTGAAATTTACCTGAAATCCTTGTCGTATTTGGGGATGGGAATGCTGTAGGACTGTTGCATGGACTGCACGCAACTCTCGGCGGAGACACCTTGTTTTTTGATCGCAGCGGGCATGGCCTTGGGTCTGGGTTCCTCCGTCGATGGAGAGGGAGAAGCCGATGGAGAGGCCGTGGAGGGAGCTGCGGAGTGGGGCAGTGGTCCCAGGGACAGCGCCTCCAGGGCGAACTCCGGACTAGAGGGCAGCACCATGCCACAGGAGCTGCACACATGCGGATCCCGCTCCCTGCCCTCCTGCTCGCCACACTGCTCCGGCAAGGAGTAGAGCTTCATCTTGGCCTTCTCGCTCCGGGTGACGTTCAGGTGGTTGGTGGTTTGCTGGAGCACACTCTGGAAAAAAGAAGGGAGATGGGAGTCGGGATGTGGGTGAGATAGGAGCAACAATTGTCAAGCGTCTCTTAATCAATTCCCCGGCAATTGTGAGCCAATCAATTGAGGGGGCCGCGTGATTCCCTCGACACCCAAGCCCAACTCAATTAGGTGACCCACTGGGGATGGCATTCACGTGCCTTCACGATGACAAATTCCGGGATGGAATACACAGGGAGCTTTCATTTTATATGGAAAGATTTTGGCACGTGAGcaaagaaatttaaatatagATTAATGGAATCCTAGTACCTTCAATAAGTTTTAATTTAGTAAATGGTAGGTTTACATGATCAAAATGCATACACATTtactaatataaatataaatgtctATGAATATGCACTTACTAATGTatagattttttaaatgtatgactttaaaaataaatcctGGCTAACTCATATGATGTATTCGATATTCTGTTTTCCAAAAACTTTTCTTTCCAAGTGTTTGCCAATTGGGTGCGTATTTTGTGACTCCCTTATCACAGACCGCAAATAGAATGCTAAATTTTCCCCTTGGCGGTGTGACCCAAAAACGGCATAGATAAAGTCGTAGCCGAAAGGTAAATCCGAATCCGAGGCGCCCCCAGAAAGCCAGAAAGTAGACCTAGTCATAGAGTTCCAGTTTCGGGCTCAGCAGTCCCAATTCCGCTTCCAGCTCAGAGGGTAAACATGATAAGCCGAATGTCAGGGCGAGGTGTTACCACCCTACCACCCCGCCCAATCTCCCATCGCCAACCTCCAACCACCTTTTGCTTGTTTTCCAAATTATTTGCATAGAAATTAGCATTTCAAAAACACTCTTCATTGGGCCAGCTcacatttccttttttctCGCTCCCCGCTCTTTTATTTCGGattctgtttctgttttttttttgtttttcgagATGCGCGTGCTGCCCCGGTCGGAACTATATTATCTATGTatctttttgtgtttttgtttacCCACAAAGTAATCTGGGGATCTGCGAGATCTGGGGAGCCAGAGGGGAATGCTCGAGCTGGAGGTGATCCGGCAATTAGCGACGCACACTCGCGGTGGAATTAAGTGCCGAAGAGCTTTACATCTCGCTAAAGATACAATTCTCTGCGGATGGGGATTTCACTAAGCTAGGAAAATTTTCATTATGACAAGGGAAAGTATTTGGATCCATACATTTTTCACTGCTTAAATTATACTCAAATCTTGTATAATCATGATTTGCTTTAAGAAGCGGATTTCTGGAACATGGAAAAGTTCTTTCTTTTTCACCTATATATACctattaatataatatatctTCAGCTAAATCCATTGCCTGATCTAACCTTTTCTCAACCATGAAAGCAGTTTAAGCCGCCctctaatttatttaatattagcAATTTTGCAGCCACAGTTCTCAGCTTTTTTACAGCCCCAATTAGTGAGATAATGGAAATTAAATGATTTTCGGCTTCCAGATTATTTGAGAAGTGGCTACCGAGTATCTGCGAGTCGCAAGTCTCGAATTTCCACTCGTTTCTTTGGGCTATAAAATTGTGCACGACGATGAGATCTCGCCAAGAAGTGCTAATCACTTGGCTCAATAAATCTGCCTTACGGTTTAAATATGTGTGGATGGTTTAGGCGGTGGGAAGGGGGTTATTAGATAGATATGA is a genomic window of Drosophila suzukii chromosome 2L, CBGP_Dsuzu_IsoJpt1.0, whole genome shotgun sequence containing:
- the Pkg21D gene encoding cGMP-dependent protein kinase, isozyme 1, translated to MAAAMMSDRERESIVSNLTKDVQALREMVRSRESELVKLHREIHKLKSVLQQTTNHLNVTRSEKAKMKLYSLPEQCGEQEGRERDPHVCSSCGMVLPSSPEFALEALSLGPLPHSAAPSTASPSASPSPSTEEPRPKAMPAAIKKQGVSAESCVQSMQQSYSIPIPKYDKDFSAKQQIKDAIMDNDFLKNIDASQVRELVDSMYSKSIAAGEFVIREGEVGAHLYVSAAGEFAVMQQGKVLDKMGPGKAFGELAILYNCTRTASIRVLSEAARVWVLDRRVFQQIMMCTGLQRRENSVNFLRSVPLLKNLSEELLAKIADVLELEFYAAGTYIIRQGTAGDSFFLISQGNVRVTQKLTPSTPEETELRTLSRGDYFGEQALINEDKRTANIIALSPGVECLTLDRDSFKRLIGDLCELKEKDYGDESRMLAMKQARESSEEEPKPKEQLQQEFPDLKLTDLEVVSTLGIGGFGRVELVKAHHQDRVDIFALKCLKKRHIVDTKQEEHIFSERHIMLSSRCPFVCRLYRTFRDEKYVYMLLEACMGGEIWTMLRDRGSFEDNAAQFIIGCVLQAFEYLHARGIIYRDLKPENLMLDERGYVKIVDFGFAKQIGTSAKTWTFCGTPEYVAPEIILNKGHDRAVDYWALGILIHELLNGTPPFSAPDPMQTYNLILKGIDMIAFPKHISRWAVQLIKRLCRDVPSERLGYQTGGIQDIKKHKWFLGFDWDGLSSQLLIPPFVRPIAHPTDVRYFDRFPCDVNEPPDELSGWDADF